The Cystobacter fuscus DSM 2262 region CTTCCGCTCTCTGTAATCGGCGGGTTTGGCCTTCCAGCTCGGGCGGCTCGCCCGGAGAGGTGCGGCAATGTCTAGGCGTTCTGTCGATACTCGCCCCGTGGACACACGGCGGCCCTTGCGCGTGGGGGCGCTGGCGCTGGCTGCGCTGATGCTGTTTACAGCGTGCGCCACGGGGGCCGCCATGGGCACGACGTACCGTTACCCCCCGAGCGCGCCGCACGACTCGCCCGAAACGTGGGCGCTGGAGTCGGAAGCCGAAGGCGGGGGCCGGGAAGAGGCTATCTTTACCAAGCTGCCAACAGACTTCGCGCCGGTGCAGGTGAGTGACGCCGAGTTTTCGGCAACCATGACAACGCTTTGGCTCAACATGCCGCTTCGGGTGGCCGCGTCCCGCCCCCCGTTGTATGTGGGCCGTAGGCTGGCGTTGGCTTCCGCGCCCTTGAGCGGCAACGCTTGGCAATCAGGCCTGGCCCGGTCCTATGGGCAGTTTTGCGAGCGGTGCGGCACTCCAGGGGATTGTCTGACGCTGTTTGAAGATGGGTCCCGCTTCCAGGATGATGACATGCGAAGCCTTGCGCTTGCCCTGGCGGTTGGGCCAGCCCTGGAAGGCGTAAACGCGGAAGTGCGGGCCATGCTCGACCCTACACGAATGTTCGCGATGATTAGCATTAGCATCACGTCTTATATGGCGCTGCTGTTGGCGCCAGTGCCCGAGCCGATAACAAAGGGCGCGGCCCTGGTGTTTAGCGCCGCCTTGTGGGGCTATCTTGGTTATGAATTCTTCGACCTGCTGCGGGCCTATGCGCAGCTTTACGAGGATGCGCCCCGGGCCTCTACCTTTGCGGAGTTGCGCGAGATTGGCGAGCGTTTCGGGCGTGTCATCGGTCCCAACAGTGTGCGGATTCTCGTCATCGTTGGGACGGCGGCGATAGGTGAAACGATGGCCCTTGCTTCCAAGGCCCCGAAGCTCCCCGGATTCACGCAAGCGTCGGAGAGAGTCGCGACTCGTACCGGGTTGGGCCTGCTGGAGACGGCAACCGGAGCCGAGCGCCTTATTGTCTCTGTGCCAGAGGGGACGATCCGCGTGGTGTTGGCGCCTCATGCCGTGGCCATGGCTGCCCGGGGCGTTGGCGCTGGGAATCCTGCGCCGAGTCGGGGTAAGCTCCTGCCGAACGGACACAGGGCGTGGGGGTCGTTTGGTGGCTTCAAGTCAGCTATGGGGAAGGCGGGCCCCGGAAAGGAGTGGCATCACATCGTGGAGCAGACTCCGGGCAACGCGAAGCGGTTCGGGGGCGAGGCCCTGCATAACACCGAGAATGTCATCGCACTAGATAAGGCGGTTCACACACGGGTTAGTGCTCTCTTTTCTAGAAAGGTGCTCAGGATTACGGGCTCAAGGATTCTGACGGTGCGGCAGTGGCTCAGCACTCAGTCCTATGAGGCGCAACGGGAATTTGGCCTGCTGGCCATTCAGAACGTCAGGAGCGGTATTTGGCCATGATTGATGTGCAAGGTCTTGTGGCGGAGTTTGCGCGGCATGTACAGGCAGAAACCGAGGCGGCTTGGCGGGGCGATTCCAGGACGGCGAACAAGCACGTTGATCAGTACTTAGCCGTGTTTGACAAACTGCGGGCTCATGGTGACACCGGACGGGATGCACTCGCGGTGCTCTTCACGCATCCACGAATGGACGTGCGTGTGTCAGCGGCGGCGCTGCTGTTGCGCCATCGCACGGCGGAAGCCAAAGCGATTTTGGAGGAAGCAGCGAAGGGCGAAGGACTGGTCCCTTTTGAAGCATCCCAGGCGTTGAAACGCTGGGAAGAGGGTACATGGGCCCTAGACCCTGCCGACGATGATGCGGGGTCGCCCGAAGCGACCGGCCCGGCAGCGCCTGGCAAGCGCAGCCGACCGCGCACGGAGCGCGCCGCGCCTGACAAACGGAGGGGGAGCAAGCGGGACAAACGCGGCGGTTGATCTTGAGAAGAGCGCGCCAGTGCCGGGCAGGCGAAGCTCGGGCCGGTGGAGGCCACCAGGGCAGCCACGGCGGTGGGGAGGTGTCAAAGAACTCGTTCCGAGTTCCCCGACGAATTGCCTGACACCTGCCTGGCGGCCTTGGGACAAGCGGTGCGCGTGGCGGCGTGAGCGGTCCACGACGAGCCAGGATTCGAGCCGAGTCCCCGTGCTTTCATTTGCCGCTCCCAGACCGCTCATTTGTTCTGGCGGTAGAGTTCCGCGATCTGCTCATCCGTCGGCGGACCGTCCAGCAGGAAGATTCCCCTCCTCGCCAGAGGGAGTTCCAACTCAATTGCCGTGCGAACCTGTGCTGCCAGAAAAGGGTCGTCGGGAAACCGAGCCGCTGCCTCGGCCACAAGTTCCGGGGATTGAGCGAGCGCCTCGAGTTTTTCTACGTCGTGTCCTGCCTCGGTACGAATCGCCTTGATCTTCGCACAGAACCACAGCGCGCTTTCCTCCGTCTTCATTTCACACCTTCGATCCTTTGAATTGCTTTTCAAGCGCGGCGATGATTTTGCTGAAAAGCAGCTCGAGCTCCGGCAAGCTTCGAAAGGGCTCACACAGCCTCATCTGCCAGAAGAACACGGCATCGATCTCACGGCGCCGTTCGCCGGTAGTTCAGGAGCGCCAGGGCCAGGAGCAACTCGTCACTGTCAGATTGAGGCGTTGTCGCGGGCCTCTTGACCGCTTTCGTCTCATCCGCGGCCCAGAGTCCAGGCTCCTTCGTCGGCGGGAGCACCCGAGTGTTCGGCGAACGCGCGATGGGCGGCACCTGCTCGCCCGGCTGGCCGACCACGGGCGCCCCTGCTCCTGCAGGGACGTACTGGGGAACAGGCACCGGGAGGGACGGAGCTGACGCCGGTGCGGGCGCTACCGCCTGGGCGTGAACCGCCGTGGCGACCAGCACCCCGAGCCCCAGCACACGGGAGGTCATTCCGAAGATGCCTACTCTCAAAGTCATGCACGTGCTTCTATCCCCGTCTCCACCACCCTGGCAAGGCCCTCTCCCGGGGGCCTCCGCCCCCCTCATCACCAGCGCTGCCTGCGCCCGTGCGCGTGGATCCCGTAGGAGACAAGGGCTCGCTCGTCATCCTGAATTCCGAGCGGCTCACCCCAAGCAATCCCGAGCACGTTGCGCTCGCCTGGCGCATTCAAAAGCTGTTGGAGGAACTCGGAGGGTCCTTTGGACAACGCCCCAGAAAGCCGTGAACGCATGAGCCTGAAGAGAGTGTGGGTGTGGACGTGCGTGCTGGGACTGCTGGGCTCCGGCTGCACCGCGGCCCGCGAGGCCGCCACCCCGGTCCCCGTGGCGGCTCCCGCGCCTTCCACCCCGGCCTGCCCGGAGTCCATTGCCGCGGACGCGCCTCTGGAGGCGGACTACGGCCCGCGGAGCCATGCCCGGCGCTGGCTGCCTGCGTTGGCGCCCTCGGAGTTCGCCTTCGTGCCCACCAACGCCGTCGAAGAGTCCTTCCGCCAGAGGCTGGAGCTGGCGGAGGGCTCCGTCGAATTGCTCGCCCTGGAGGAGCGCTCCCGCCCTGTCACCGACGGAGGCGCGGCCCTGGTGATGGCGCGTCCGGTGGCCGGCGGCTTCTGCATCATCAACACCTGGGCCACCTGGCAGTCCACGGAGGTGGATGTGTCGCTCGCGGGCTCCTGGGAGTCTCCTGACCAGCGGATGGCCATCCTGCTGCTCAAGCTGGAATTGGCTCGGGCCGCGGGCGGCGAGGAGACGCGGTGGGTGGTGCTCGGAACCGATGGCGACCGGGCGTGGATCGCTCTCGGTCAGCCTCCCGCGCACCAGCTCATCGCCCCCTCCGTGTCGCTGTCTCCCAAGAAGGATCAGCTCTACCTCGACGTGAAGATCAAGTACGTCAACCGGCTGCGCTTGGGCCCGGATGGGCACTTCGTCCAGGCCGCCAACAAGCGCTGAACCTCGCCGAGGCCGCCGAGGAGGTGTCAAAGAACTCGTTGCGCTACCTCACGCTCCCCGAGTCGTACCTACGAGTCGTCTGACACCCATCTCGGGATGTTCAACAGCGCCCAGGTCAAGAAGGCCTGACGGCGGTTGCTTCGGCGCTGCCCCCTTCAGGGGGAACCCCGTCGCGCCGGTCGAGGTAGCGCTCGAGCAACGTCACCAGCTCGGCCTTGAAGCGCGGCGAATCGAGCAGCGCCGGTCGCTCCGATGCGGCCTCGTCGATGACGGCCTGCGCCGCGGTGCGCGCGACGAAGCCGGCGAGTTCGAGATCGGGTACGTGCCGCACCAGCGACGGATCCCACGCGGATGCTGAAGGGGACGTGGCCGTGGCGAGGCCGAGTGCGCTGCTGCGCGGGAGTTCCTGCTCGAAGATGCGATGGAGCTCCCCGTTGGTCTTCCGCTGGCGAATGAGGGTTTCCACGCTCGCGGAGAGCGCCTCGTGCAACGTCTTGGGCGGCGGTCCCTCGGCATGGCAACCGCGCAACTGCTCGAGGTGGCGGCGCCGCAGCTCGGCCACGATGGCCGCCTTGTTCGGAAAGTACTGGTACAGCGAGGCGATGTTCACGCCGGCCCGCTCGGCGATGGCGTTGGTGGTGAGCTGGTCCCACCCCGAACGGGTCAGAATGTAAGTCGTCGCTTGCAATATCGCCTCGACCGTCGCACGCGAGCGCTCCTGCCGGGGCTGCTTGCGCGGGAGCAGAGCGCTTCGTCGTCGTTTCGCCATGGTACCTCGAGGGAAAGCAAGTGGCCGTAAAGTAACCAATTACTTATTTCTGGTGCCATGACCAATGACGATGTCTGGCAGGCCTTCAAGGCGGTGAACGAGCGGCGGCGCGCGGTGCGTGACTTCGATGGGCGACCGATTCCCCTCGCGACGCTGGAGGAGGTGGTCGCCGAGGCGCTCAAGGCGCCTTCCAGCGGCAACCTCCAGCCGTATCAGCTCCACGTGGTACACGAGCCGGAGCTCAAACGCGCGGTGGCCGAGTCATGCAACGGGCAGCGCGCGGCGATGACGGCGAGCGCGTTGGTGGTGGTGGTGAGCTCGCGAGCCATCGCCCTGCGCACCCTGGGACAGCTCGAGGTCGCGACGGGGCCCGGCTCGTCACTCTCCGAGCGCTCGGTCGCGTATTATGCGCGCGGGCACCTCCTGTTGCGCCGCTTCTTCCGCTTCGCACCGGCACACCTTTTCGGCGCGCTGCGCATCGCGGTGTCCTTCTTCGCTCCAGTGCTTTCGTTGCTACCTTTCGGGCCCGCTGGCGTGCGTCACTGGCTCGCGCGCAACAGTTTCTTCGCCGCGCAGACGTTGATGCTCGCCGCGGCCGCGCGCGGCCTCGACACCTGCCCCATGGAGGGCTTCGACGCGATGAAGGTGAGCCGGTTGCTCGGGCTTCCGTGCGGCAGCGTGGTGCCGTTGGTCATCGCCGTCGGCCACCGAAGCGTCGATGCGCGCGTGGAACCGCGGCTTCGCCGAAGCCTTGCCGAGGCGGTGGTGGTGCACTGAGTCCAGCGAGGAGGTGTCAAAGAACTCGTTGCGCTACCTCACGCTCCCTGAGTGGTACCTACGAGTCGTCTGACACCCATCGCGGGCCGCGGGCTGGACAAAACTCTTTTCTTCCAAAGTCGTCCTCATAATAGGGGAGTGGGGCACGGTTCATTGGGAGGCACTGTCATGCACGGGGAACTGGCCGCACGCATCGAGCGCGAGGGATTCGCCCTGCTCCCGGAGGCCGTGCCGGACGCCGGTGTCGAGGCCCTGCTCGCGAGGCTCTCCACCCTCTCTCCCGGGACGGAGCCCCGGCGGCGCGGAGGGACTCGTCAGCTCTTCGAGGCCGTGCCCGAGGCCCGGGAGTACGCCCGCTCGGGCGCGATGCGCGCGGCGGCCGAGGCCGTGCTCGGGCCCGGGTGCTTCGCCGTGCGCGCCCTCCTCTTCGACAAGACCCCCGAGGCCAACTGGAAGGTCATCTGGCACCAGGATCTCACCATCGCCGTGCGCGAGCGTCACCCGGTCGAGGGTTTCGGCCCCTGGTCCGAGAAGGCCGGCATCCCCCACGTGCAACCGCCCACCGGGCTGCTGGAGCGGATGGTGGCGGTGCGCCTGCATCTGGATGACTGCGGCGCGGAGAACGGCCCGGTGCGGGTGCTGCCCGGCTCCCACCGCGCGGGGCGGCTCGGCCCGGACGCCATCGCCGCCTGGCGCGAGCGGACCGCGCCCGTCGATTGCCTCGTCCCTCGTGGCGGGCTGCTGGTCATGCGGCCCCTGCTCCTGCACGCCTCCTCTCCCGCCACCGCTCCGGCTCATCGACGCGTGCTCCATCTGGAATACGCGGCGGAGTCCCTGCCGGAGGGGTTGGAGTGGTACGAGCGCTGGTAGGGTGCAAGTTGTTCCAGTAGAAACAGGAAATCATGTATAGCGGGCCGACACTGTGACGCACCTCCGAGGAATGCACATGGCACGTCGGCAACTTGTGATCGGCTCGAGCTTGCTCCTGGGTCTGACTCCCTTCCCGGGATTCGCGGCGGATGAGCGGTTCTCCATTCCGCCCACCTCCGTCACCGCGAGCACGGATGATGGCAACATCCCCGCCAATACCGTCGACGGAGACCTGACCACCCGCTGGTCCGCGGAGGGAGATGGACAGTGGCTCCAACTCGACCTGGGTACCCCCAAGAAGGTGGCCTTCGTGAAAATCGCCTTCCTCAACGGCGCTTCGCGGACCTCCACCTTCGACATCCAGACCTCCACGGACGGCACCACGTTTTCCACCGTGCGCTCGAAAGCGACGAGCAGCCTGACGAGCAGCCTCCAGACGTTCGACTTCCCGGATGTCGGGTCCGCGCGGTACGTGAGGCTCGTGGGGTATGGCAATTCCGCCAATGCCTGGAACAGCTACCTGGAGGTGGAGGTTCACGGGAGCGCCGCGGAAGCGCCCTCGGGCAACATCGTGAACGTCTCCACCGCTGCGCAACTCACCACGGCCCTCGCCAGCGCGACCGCGGGCACGACCATCGTCCTGGCGGACGGCACCTATACGAACAGCGGCGCCTTCGTCCTCAAGGGCAAGAACGCCACCTCCTCCAGTCCCATCACCCTCAAGGCCGCGAACCGGGGCAAGGCCATCATCTCCGGCGGCGCCTCCCTCCAGGTGACCAGCTCCGCCCACGTGGTCATCTCGGGCCTGAAGTTCACCAACACCGGCAACAGCGCCATCGTGCTCGATGGCTCCAACAACATCCGGGTCACCCGGAACACCTTCGCGCTGATCGAGGACGGCACCCAGATCAAGTGGCTGCTCATCAAGGGCTCCGGGAGCCACCACAACCGGATCGACCACAACGACTTCGGCGGAAAGAGCAACATCGATCCGGTCATCGCCCTGGATGGCAATTACTCCACGCAGATGACCCAGTATGACGTGATTGAGTACAACTACTTCCACGACGTCGGGCCACGCCTCTCCAACGGGTTGGAGACCATCCGCCTCGGCCTGTCCGCCCTGTCACTGCTCGATGCCCACGCCACCGTGCAGTACAACCTGTTCGAGAACTGCGACGGGGACCCGGAGTTCATCTCCATCAAGAGCGGCCACAACACGATCCGCTACAACACGATCCTCACGTCGCAGGGACAGCTCACCGCGCGGCACGGAAACAACAACAGCATCTACGGCAACTTCATCCTGGGTGATGGCAGCAAGTCCGGCGTGGGCGGCATCCGGCTCTACGGGACCGACCACAAGGTCTACAACAACTACCTGGCGAAGCTGACCGATGACGCGCTCCTCATCGACGGGGGCGATTTCGACGGAGGGCCGACCTCCAGCACCTATACCGCGAGCGATCTGAGCAAACACTGGAGGGTCTACCGGGCCGAGGTCGTGAACAACACGGTCGTCGACAGCACGGCGGGCCTCCTCATCGGGAGGAAATATACGTACGCACCGGTGGACTCGAAGGTCGCCAACAACCTCATCCGGAACACGACGGGCACCCTCTACAACGAGTTCAAGACGAGCAACACCCTGTTCCAGGGCAACATCGGGTACGGCTCGGCCCTGAGCAACAAGTCGCGGACGTCCAGTGAGATCCGCAACGTGAATCCGTCCCTGACCGCGGTCAACGGTCTGCAGAAGCTGAGTTCCACGAGTCAGGCCATCAACGCGGCGACGGGCGCGTACACCTACGTCGCGGAAGACATGGATGGGCAGTTGCGCGCCGCCAACGACGTCGGCGCGGATGAGTACTCCACCGACCCCATCGACCACTCGCCGTTGTCGGCGGCCGATGTCGGCCCGAATGCCCCTTGAGAGAGCCTCGTCACCGTGCCGGCCCTCCGTCCGGTTCCTCCCGGTGGGGGCGCGGACTTCCCTCTTCTCGAGAATTGGCAAAAGTCTTGCAGAAAAGATCCGCAACTTCGTGAGGCCGGGCGCGATAATGGGTAAGTTCCCCGCGATCAGGACAGCGTGGCTCCTGGTTGTTGTCGAAATCGCTCCCGCCTCCAGGGTTTCTCCATGTCCGGCTCCATTCGTTCTCAGCTCCCTGGCCTCTTCAAGACCGCCCAGAAGTCCCTGGCGCAGGTGTCCAACCCCACCCCGAAGCTCGTGGGGGAGTTGGCTTCTGGCAACGCCAGCGTGAAGCAGGCGCTCTCGCAGCTCGGACAGATGGATGGCTTCGCGAGCGTGGCCAGCGGCAAACAGAGCCTCGCGCTGGCCGCCAACAACGCCCTGGGCTTCGCCCACAACGCGGCCGGTCTGGCCCAGAGCCGTACGGGTATTGGCCAGAAGCTGATGAGCGGGGTGCTTCAGTCCGGGACCGTTCCGGGCGGCATCCTGCATGCCCTCGCGATGGCGCGGACGCCGCACCAGGCCACCACGAAGCCAACGGGCCACTCGGGGTTCACGGGACCCATGGCCCAGGGCATCGCGGGCGCGGTGAGCTCGCTGGCCCATGGCGCCGCGAGTGGACACGGGCCCATGGCCCAGGCCATCGCGAGCGCGTTGAGTTCGCTGGCCCATGGCTCCACGAGCGGGCCGAATGGGTTGCAGCATGGGGCCGCGAGCGCGTTGGGCTCGCTGGCCCACGGCGCCGCGAGTGGACACGGGGGCCTGGCCCAGGGCCTCGCGGGCGCGGTGAGCTCGCTGGCCCATGGCGCCACGGGCGGGCCGAATGGGCTGATGCATGGGACCGCGAGCGCGGTGGGCTCGCTGGCCCACGGCGTCGCGAGTGGACACGGGCCCCTGGCCCAGAGCCTCGCGAGCGCGGTGGGCTCGCTGGCCCACGGTGCCACGGGCGGACAGAATGGGCTGATGCACGGGGCCGCGAGCGCGGTGGGCTCGCTGGCCCACGGCGCCGCGAGTGGACACGGGGGCCTGGCCCAGGGCCTCGCGAGCGCGGTGAGCTCGCTCGCCCATGGCGCCACGGGCGGACAGAATGGGCTGATGCATGGGGCCGCGAGCGCGGTGGGCTCGATGGCTCATGGCGTCGCGAGTGGACACGGGCCCCTGGCCCAGGGCTTCGCGGGCGCGGCGGGTGCGCTGGCTCAAGGCCTGGTGGGCTCCATGGCCAAGAACTCCGCGAGCGGGCATTGAAGCACTGCCCGTGCTCCTGGCTCGAATGAGCCGAGGGGCGGGCCAGGCCTGTCCGGCCACTTCACGCCAAGCCTCACCCTGACGGGCGCGGACACGCCTGCGCCTCCTGCGGATCTCCGGCGGCTCGGGTAGGGTCCTTGTCTGGAAGGATGACTTCATGGACTCGAACCCGAAATCCTCGCCCCCCGCCAAGAAGCGAGCCGGTATTCCGATGTACACCTCGCCGGCCCGCAGGGCCGCGCAAGGCGGTGAGGTCCAGCTGCCCCCAGTGATCGCGCCGTCACTGGAAGGCCTCTCCGTCACCGTCCCCGCCCCGGAGCCCATCACCGCGCGGAGGGTCCAGGAACGCTTCCAGGAGCTGGCGCGCGCGCATGCCTCCGAGCGCATGCGTCCGCGCACGGA contains the following coding sequences:
- a CDS encoding phytanoyl-CoA dioxygenase family protein; its protein translation is MHGELAARIEREGFALLPEAVPDAGVEALLARLSTLSPGTEPRRRGGTRQLFEAVPEAREYARSGAMRAAAEAVLGPGCFAVRALLFDKTPEANWKVIWHQDLTIAVRERHPVEGFGPWSEKAGIPHVQPPTGLLERMVAVRLHLDDCGAENGPVRVLPGSHRAGRLGPDAIAAWRERTAPVDCLVPRGGLLVMRPLLLHASSPATAPAHRRVLHLEYAAESLPEGLEWYERW
- a CDS encoding DUF2019 domain-containing protein codes for the protein MIDVQGLVAEFARHVQAETEAAWRGDSRTANKHVDQYLAVFDKLRAHGDTGRDALAVLFTHPRMDVRVSAAALLLRHRTAEAKAILEEAAKGEGLVPFEASQALKRWEEGTWALDPADDDAGSPEATGPAAPGKRSRPRTERAAPDKRRGSKRDKRGG
- a CDS encoding Imm52 family immunity protein, with amino-acid sequence MRALPPGREPPWRPAPRAPAHGRSFRRCLLSKSCTCFYPRLHHPGKALSRGPPPPSSPALPAPVRVDPVGDKGSLVILNSERLTPSNPEHVALAWRIQKLLEELGGSFGQRPRKP
- a CDS encoding nitroreductase family protein gives rise to the protein MTNDDVWQAFKAVNERRRAVRDFDGRPIPLATLEEVVAEALKAPSSGNLQPYQLHVVHEPELKRAVAESCNGQRAAMTASALVVVVSSRAIALRTLGQLEVATGPGSSLSERSVAYYARGHLLLRRFFRFAPAHLFGALRIAVSFFAPVLSLLPFGPAGVRHWLARNSFFAAQTLMLAAAARGLDTCPMEGFDAMKVSRLLGLPCGSVVPLVIAVGHRSVDARVEPRLRRSLAEAVVVH
- a CDS encoding chondroitinase-B domain-containing protein gives rise to the protein MARRQLVIGSSLLLGLTPFPGFAADERFSIPPTSVTASTDDGNIPANTVDGDLTTRWSAEGDGQWLQLDLGTPKKVAFVKIAFLNGASRTSTFDIQTSTDGTTFSTVRSKATSSLTSSLQTFDFPDVGSARYVRLVGYGNSANAWNSYLEVEVHGSAAEAPSGNIVNVSTAAQLTTALASATAGTTIVLADGTYTNSGAFVLKGKNATSSSPITLKAANRGKAIISGGASLQVTSSAHVVISGLKFTNTGNSAIVLDGSNNIRVTRNTFALIEDGTQIKWLLIKGSGSHHNRIDHNDFGGKSNIDPVIALDGNYSTQMTQYDVIEYNYFHDVGPRLSNGLETIRLGLSALSLLDAHATVQYNLFENCDGDPEFISIKSGHNTIRYNTILTSQGQLTARHGNNNSIYGNFILGDGSKSGVGGIRLYGTDHKVYNNYLAKLTDDALLIDGGDFDGGPTSSTYTASDLSKHWRVYRAEVVNNTVVDSTAGLLIGRKYTYAPVDSKVANNLIRNTTGTLYNEFKTSNTLFQGNIGYGSALSNKSRTSSEIRNVNPSLTAVNGLQKLSSTSQAINAATGAYTYVAEDMDGQLRAANDVGADEYSTDPIDHSPLSAADVGPNAP
- the sitA5 gene encoding SitA5 family polymorphic toxin; amino-acid sequence: MSRRSVDTRPVDTRRPLRVGALALAALMLFTACATGAAMGTTYRYPPSAPHDSPETWALESEAEGGGREEAIFTKLPTDFAPVQVSDAEFSATMTTLWLNMPLRVAASRPPLYVGRRLALASAPLSGNAWQSGLARSYGQFCERCGTPGDCLTLFEDGSRFQDDDMRSLALALAVGPALEGVNAEVRAMLDPTRMFAMISISITSYMALLLAPVPEPITKGAALVFSAALWGYLGYEFFDLLRAYAQLYEDAPRASTFAELREIGERFGRVIGPNSVRILVIVGTAAIGETMALASKAPKLPGFTQASERVATRTGLGLLETATGAERLIVSVPEGTIRVVLAPHAVAMAARGVGAGNPAPSRGKLLPNGHRAWGSFGGFKSAMGKAGPGKEWHHIVEQTPGNAKRFGGEALHNTENVIALDKAVHTRVSALFSRKVLRITGSRILTVRQWLSTQSYEAQREFGLLAIQNVRSGIWP
- a CDS encoding TetR/AcrR family transcriptional regulator, giving the protein MAKRRRSALLPRKQPRQERSRATVEAILQATTYILTRSGWDQLTTNAIAERAGVNIASLYQYFPNKAAIVAELRRRHLEQLRGCHAEGPPPKTLHEALSASVETLIRQRKTNGELHRIFEQELPRSSALGLATATSPSASAWDPSLVRHVPDLELAGFVARTAAQAVIDEAASERPALLDSPRFKAELVTLLERYLDRRDGVPPEGGSAEATAVRPS